One genomic window of Oscillatoria sp. FACHB-1406 includes the following:
- a CDS encoding nuclear transport factor 2 family protein, with amino-acid sequence MTTDKADVIAANEAFYRAFENKDLEAMGKVWSQGTSITCIHPGRKAIAGWQNVRNSWQRILAGSSYLKIEAETISIEVEEDLAYVVLVEKVLQIVGGRRFEAQSLATNIFRKMAQQWYLVHHHGSPLR; translated from the coding sequence GATAAAGCTGATGTCATCGCAGCAAACGAAGCATTTTATCGTGCTTTTGAGAATAAGGACTTAGAAGCAATGGGTAAGGTCTGGTCGCAAGGAACGAGCATTACTTGCATCCATCCCGGCAGAAAAGCGATCGCGGGTTGGCAGAATGTTCGCAATTCTTGGCAGCGTATCTTAGCCGGTAGTAGCTATCTCAAGATCGAAGCTGAGACGATTTCGATTGAAGTTGAAGAAGACCTCGCTTACGTTGTTCTCGTCGAAAAAGTCCTACAAATTGTCGGCGGTCGCCGCTTTGAAGCTCAATCCTTAGCAACCAACATTTTTCGGAAGATGGCGCAGCAGTGGTATCTCGTTCACCATCACGGCAGTCCGTTGCGCTAA
- the psbP gene encoding photosystem II reaction center PsbP, with translation MKEIEKRVRAWLLSLVLVTCLGLTGCVTGVSGLQKYADNIKGYQFLYPNGWVPVEVQGASEGVDVVFRDIIERSENLSLIVSDIPEGKTLESLGTPTEVGYRFLKQTNSTAPQGRTTEFLRAGSYEVDAKPYYILEYAVELPDAQQRHNIATVAVNRGKLYTFNLSAAEERWENVKEQFEASAKSFSVY, from the coding sequence ATGAAGGAAATTGAAAAAAGAGTGAGAGCGTGGCTGCTGTCGCTCGTTCTCGTAACCTGCCTTGGCTTAACCGGTTGTGTGACAGGGGTAAGCGGCCTGCAAAAATACGCCGATAACATTAAAGGCTATCAATTCTTGTACCCGAACGGCTGGGTTCCGGTAGAGGTACAAGGCGCTTCGGAAGGCGTGGATGTGGTATTTCGGGATATTATCGAGCGATCGGAAAATTTAAGTTTGATCGTTAGCGACATTCCCGAAGGTAAAACGCTGGAAAGCCTGGGAACGCCAACGGAGGTCGGATACCGCTTCCTCAAGCAAACCAATTCTACGGCTCCCCAAGGACGCACAACGGAGTTTTTGCGCGCCGGTTCCTACGAAGTCGATGCTAAACCTTATTACATTCTTGAATACGCCGTTGAGCTTCCGGATGCCCAGCAACGGCATAATATTGCAACGGTAGCGGTGAATCGCGGCAAACTTTATACCTTTAACCTTTCTGCGGCAGAAGAGCGTTGGGAGAACGTTAAAGAGCAGTTTGAAGCGAGCGCGAAGTCCTTCTCGGTGTATTAA
- a CDS encoding Maf family nucleotide pyrophosphatase, whose amino-acid sequence MPKFVLASASPARKQLLELAGIVPIVCKSDFDESQVQSRDPVELVEVLARCKAETVAPQFEEALILGCDSVLAVAGEIHGKPESPEEAIARWQKMRGTVGTLYTGHALLDLARGRQIVRCGITRVHFADISDRAIKAYVASGEPLNCAGCFALDGKGGLFVEKLEGCHSNVIGLSLPLLYRMLGELGYDAIDFWHAV is encoded by the coding sequence GTGCCAAAATTTGTTCTCGCTTCGGCTTCTCCGGCTCGCAAACAGTTGTTAGAACTGGCGGGAATCGTGCCGATTGTCTGCAAAAGCGACTTCGATGAGTCCCAAGTGCAATCGCGGGATCCGGTGGAGTTAGTCGAAGTCTTGGCGCGCTGCAAAGCGGAAACCGTCGCCCCCCAATTTGAAGAAGCTCTGATTTTGGGGTGCGATTCGGTTTTGGCGGTAGCCGGAGAAATTCACGGTAAGCCCGAATCGCCCGAGGAAGCGATCGCGCGCTGGCAGAAAATGCGCGGTACAGTGGGAACGCTCTATACCGGACACGCGCTGCTCGATTTGGCGCGGGGGCGGCAGATCGTGCGTTGTGGGATTACTCGCGTCCACTTCGCCGATATTAGCGATCGCGCCATTAAAGCTTACGTTGCCAGCGGCGAACCGCTCAACTGCGCCGGATGCTTCGCCCTCGATGGGAAGGGCGGGTTGTTCGTGGAGAAGCTAGAAGGCTGTCACAGCAACGTCATTGGTTTGAGTTTGCCCTTGCTGTATCGAATGCTGGGAGAGTTGGGGTACGACGCGATCGATTTTTGGCACGCAGTATAA
- a CDS encoding ssl1498 family light-harvesting-like protein has protein sequence MPYTEEDGGRLNNFAIEPKMYQAKASSKTEQRNTLILGAVGLVLVGGLIAVAFLASAGS, from the coding sequence ATGCCCTATACCGAAGAAGATGGCGGACGCTTAAACAATTTTGCGATCGAACCCAAAATGTATCAAGCCAAGGCCAGCAGTAAAACCGAACAGCGCAATACTCTCATCTTAGGGGCGGTCGGTTTAGTTTTAGTGGGCGGATTAATCGCTGTCGCTTTCTTAGCTTCAGCAGGAAGCTAA